A single Streptococcus thermophilus DNA region contains:
- a CDS encoding IS256-like element IS1191 family transposase, with protein MYSYDSVTTELLNFLAQKQDIDEFFRTSLETAMNDLLQAELSAFLGYEPYDKLGYNSGNSRNGSYARKFETKYGTVQLSIPRDRNGNFSPALLPAYGRRDDHLEEMVIKLYQTGVTTREISDIIERMYGHHYSPATISNISKATQENVATFHERSLEANYSVLFLDGTYLPLRLGTVSKECIHIALGITPEGQKAVLGYEIAPNENNASWSTLLDKLQNQGIQQVSLVVTDGFKGLEEIINQAYPLAKQQRCLIHISRNLASKVKRADRAVILEQFKTIYRAENLEMAVQALEDFIAEWKPKYRKVMESLENTDNLLTFYQFPYQIWHSIYSTNLIESLNKEIKRQTKKKVLFPNEEALERYLVTLFEDYNFKQNQRIHKGFGQCADTLESLFD; from the coding sequence ATTTATTCCTATGACTCAGTTACCACAGAACTACTTAACTTCCTAGCCCAAAAGCAAGATATTGATGAATTTTTCCGTACTTCTCTTGAAACAGCAATGAATGATCTGCTTCAAGCAGAGTTATCAGCCTTTTTAGGGTATGAACCTTACGATAAATTAGGCTATAATTCTGGGAATAGTCGTAACGGAAGCTATGCACGGAAATTCGAAACCAAATATGGGACTGTTCAGTTGAGTATTCCTAGAGATCGTAATGGGAACTTTAGTCCAGCTTTGCTTCCCGCTTATGGACGTCGAGATGACCACTTGGAAGAGATGGTTATCAAACTCTATCAAACCGGTGTAACGACTCGAGAAATTAGTGATATCATCGAGCGAATGTATGGTCATCACTATAGTCCTGCCACAATTTCTAATATCTCAAAAGCAACTCAGGAGAATGTCGCTACTTTTCATGAGCGAAGCTTAGAAGCCAATTACTCTGTTTTATTTCTTGACGGAACCTATCTCCCCTTAAGACTTGGAACCGTTAGTAAAGAATGTATTCATATCGCACTTGGCATTACACCAGAAGGACAGAAGGCTGTTCTTGGATATGAAATCGCCCCAAATGAAAACAATGCTTCTTGGTCCACCCTGTTAGACAAGCTTCAAAACCAAGGAATCCAACAGGTTTCTCTTGTAGTGACCGATGGCTTCAAGGGGCTTGAAGAGATTATCAATCAGGCTTACCCATTAGCTAAACAACAACGTTGCTTAATTCATATTAGTCGAAATCTAGCTAGTAAAGTGAAACGAGCAGATAGAGCGGTTATTCTGGAGCAATTTAAAACGATTTATCGTGCTGAAAATTTAGAAATGGCAGTGCAAGCTTTAGAGGACTTTATCGCCGAATGGAAACCAAAGTATAGGAAAGTCATGGAAAGTCTGGAGAATACGGATAATCTTTTAACTTTTTATCAGTTTCCCTACCAGATTTGGCATAGCATTTATTCGACAAACCTCATTGAGTCTCTTAACAAAGAAATCAAACGTCAAACGAAAAAGAAGGTCCTTTTTCCTAACGAGGAGGCTCTGGAACGTTATTTAGTTACCCTGTTTGAAGATTATAATTTCAAGCAAAATCAACGCATCCATAAAGGGTTTGGCCAATGTGCTGACACACTTGAAAGCTTATTTGATTAA
- a CDS encoding glucose-1-dehydrogenase codes for MYKELEGKTAVVTGGSKGIGTAIAKRFGTEHMNVVVNYFSDSKGAEEAVRIIEEAGGKGVAVQANIGEESGVKKLLDQALEFFGSIDVWVNNAGVENRSATHELSLDDWNRIIKTNLTGVFLGSKVALQYFTDNERKGNIINMSSVHEQIPWPGFANYAASKGGVKLFTETIAMEYGKRNIRVNNIGPGAINTPINSDKFLDPLQYEETARMVPMHRIGKPEEVAAAAAWLASDESSYVTGITLFVDGGMTLYPAFQDGKG; via the coding sequence ATGTACAAAGAATTAGAGGGAAAAACTGCCGTTGTTACTGGTGGCTCAAAAGGCATTGGTACTGCTATCGCTAAACGTTTTGGTACCGAACACATGAATGTTGTTGTCAACTATTTTTCTGACAGTAAAGGAGCTGAAGAAGCTGTTCGCATTATTGAAGAAGCTGGTGGTAAAGGGGTAGCTGTTCAAGCCAATATTGGTGAGGAATCTGGAGTCAAAAAATTATTGGACCAAGCTCTTGAGTTTTTTGGCAGTATCGATGTCTGGGTTAATAATGCAGGCGTGGAGAATCGCAGCGCCACTCATGAATTGAGTTTAGATGATTGGAATCGTATTATAAAAACTAACTTGACTGGTGTGTTTTTAGGATCTAAGGTTGCTCTTCAATATTTTACTGATAATGAGAGAAAAGGAAATATTATTAACATGTCGTCTGTTCATGAACAGATTCCATGGCCAGGATTTGCGAATTATGCTGCTTCAAAGGGTGGAGTAAAGCTTTTCACTGAAACGATAGCTATGGAGTACGGAAAACGTAACATACGTGTTAATAATATCGGTCCCGGAGCTATTAACACCCCTATCAATTCCGATAAATTCTTAGATCCACTCCAATACGAAGAAACTGCTAGGATGGTTCCAATGCATCGTATCGGGAAACCTGAAGAAGTCGCTGCAGCTGCTGCATGGTTAGCTTCGGATGAATCAAGCTATGTCACTGGTATTACACTATTTGTTGATGGTGGCATGACACTTTATCCCGCTTTTCAAGATGGTAAAGGGTAA
- a CDS encoding DUF4649 family protein: MIEITYLDSAKQERVVRFNSYDEFEQSQHACLIGVADYYPVQKLTYNGYDLDYHGTYGDIFFFLMKQDLSQYKK, encoded by the coding sequence ATGATTGAAATTACTTATCTTGATTCTGCAAAACAAGAAAGAGTTGTTCGTTTTAACAGTTATGATGAATTTGAGCAATCTCAACATGCTTGTCTAATTGGTGTGGCAGACTATTATCCTGTCCAAAAATTAACCTATAATGGCTACGATTTAGACTATCATGGAACCTACGGTGATATTTTCTTTTTCCTCATGAAACAGGATTTGAGTCAATATAAAAAATAG
- a CDS encoding Rgg/GadR/MutR family transcriptional regulator gives MKYGKIFKKFRESRGLSLKNVAKSGLSSSHLSRFENDEADLTISKFFLALDAIHMPIEEFVYAVRDFRRDDFNELLEKIRYLVSNRDIDGMKKLLISQMEKKDKKEPFASFNTILIKIRLQDLSGETYVTDQEIVTISDYLFSAEYWGYYELLLFMNTIDAFNRNTMMILAKEMCHRSDFYRDIPNNRRLLATMLLNAYITCIERNEWMDALYFEKQLKYCNFSETEMYEKLVLHYANNLYDLKKNNNRHAVLEMRKCIAATKLVDSNQIAIKFENYLQKVLDDMR, from the coding sequence ATGAAATATGGAAAAATTTTTAAAAAATTTAGAGAATCTCGAGGTTTATCTTTAAAAAATGTTGCAAAATCAGGTCTTTCAAGTTCCCATCTCTCAAGATTTGAAAATGATGAGGCTGATTTAACCATCAGCAAATTTTTTTTAGCGTTAGATGCAATACATATGCCTATCGAAGAATTTGTTTACGCTGTACGTGATTTCCGCAGAGATGACTTTAATGAACTTTTAGAAAAGATTCGGTATTTAGTATCAAATCGTGATATAGACGGAATGAAAAAGCTATTAATTAGCCAAATGGAAAAGAAGGATAAAAAGGAACCTTTCGCTTCATTTAACACAATTTTGATTAAAATAAGATTACAGGATTTATCAGGAGAAACTTATGTAACAGACCAAGAGATTGTTACTATCAGTGATTACTTGTTTTCTGCGGAATACTGGGGTTATTATGAATTGCTACTGTTTATGAATACAATAGACGCTTTTAATCGTAACACAATGATGATTTTAGCCAAAGAAATGTGTCATCGTTCGGATTTTTATAGAGATATTCCAAATAATAGACGTTTATTGGCAACTATGTTGCTCAATGCTTATATCACCTGTATTGAACGCAATGAATGGATGGACGCTCTTTATTTTGAAAAACAGCTAAAATATTGTAACTTTTCAGAGACTGAAATGTATGAAAAACTAGTGCTCCATTATGCTAATAATTTATATGATCTAAAGAAAAATAATAATCGACATGCTGTTTTGGAAATGAGAAAATGTATTGCTGCCACGAAATTGGTAGATAGCAATCAAATAGCTATAAAATTTGAAAATTATTTACAAAAAGTATTAGATGACATGAGGTGA
- a CDS encoding radical SAM protein — MIKTIETDIGTYYFDSVNFTLSLSPISKQSSPTLDSVEDGVLKKVVINISNSCNLSCSYCYADGGNYGMDNRIMDLTTADNIIQEIASKGVTQINRLILFGGEPFLNIELFIYFIEKLSTLLNVVKIETVTNGTVLNKRVKEMLVKFHPYLTISLDGPEIVHDRLRGRGSHRKTLRFINYLKNIDYENFEIASTYTRLHQKNGLSREDIFQYFTDMDVHFNINDVFTKNKVLIVKEMEKSLAERKQFIDKSIQHVINNNEKAFISPILYDVLISMIYKSTNRTFCDDIDPSNTLTYDVDGSKKLCFRFWGTHNSPKAESFNNKDNFEKCKNCWCRGMCLECVANVIDGYSSVISEDGEFLECSKPELMEYCIKQIIYLSKDREKLSRLVNNFRGFIRYA; from the coding sequence ATGATAAAGACAATAGAAACAGATATAGGAACATATTATTTTGATTCTGTTAATTTTACTTTATCTTTGTCACCTATTTCAAAACAAAGTTCACCAACTCTAGATTCTGTTGAAGATGGTGTATTAAAAAAAGTAGTTATAAATATTTCTAATAGTTGTAATTTATCTTGTTCGTATTGTTATGCAGATGGTGGTAACTATGGTATGGATAATCGTATTATGGATTTAACTACTGCTGATAATATTATCCAAGAGATAGCAAGTAAAGGAGTTACACAAATCAACCGTCTCATACTTTTCGGGGGAGAACCTTTTTTAAATATAGAATTATTTATATATTTTATAGAAAAATTATCTACATTATTAAATGTAGTGAAAATTGAAACAGTTACTAATGGTACTGTTTTAAATAAGCGTGTTAAAGAAATGCTTGTTAAATTTCATCCTTATTTAACCATAAGTTTAGATGGACCAGAAATTGTTCATGATAGACTCAGAGGAAGAGGGAGCCATCGAAAAACATTACGTTTTATTAATTATTTAAAGAATATTGATTATGAAAATTTTGAAATAGCCTCGACATATACTAGACTTCATCAAAAAAATGGTCTAAGTAGAGAAGATATCTTTCAATATTTTACTGATATGGATGTGCATTTTAATATAAATGATGTTTTTACTAAAAATAAAGTGCTAATTGTGAAAGAAATGGAAAAAAGTTTGGCTGAAAGAAAACAGTTCATAGATAAATCCATTCAACATGTAATCAACAACAATGAGAAGGCATTTATCAGTCCTATTTTATATGATGTATTAATATCAATGATATACAAGAGTACGAATCGTACATTTTGTGATGATATTGACCCTTCGAATACATTAACTTATGATGTAGATGGTAGTAAGAAACTATGTTTCAGATTTTGGGGAACTCACAACAGTCCTAAAGCGGAATCATTTAACAACAAAGATAACTTTGAAAAGTGTAAAAACTGCTGGTGTAGAGGTATGTGCTTGGAATGCGTTGCCAATGTTATTGATGGATATTCTTCTGTAATTAGTGAAGATGGGGAATTTCTTGAATGCTCTAAACCAGAACTGATGGAATACTGTATTAAACAGATTATATATTTATCCAAGGACAGAGAAAAATTATCTAGGTTGGTAAATAATTTTAGGGGGTTTATACGCTATGCTTAG
- a CDS encoding ATP-binding cassette domain-containing protein, whose product MLRSYVTKKHLTFYFLAIVITWLEAIITPALIQYIVASFTNRQLHLLWQILLWGIGGNLVLVLGLAGKRYYYARLMTDFKVGIKRAIFRTFLYSRQIPDEEVLSDLENDVQQLENSYIEPTVIIVSSLGFTVVSIAYALWTNFYLGLLFIIFYSVPVLCSGLGSKRLDGIAEQKSLANQNYIARVNNMIAGVAPIRHYQGQNLFFKRFSKDLEQALQEEVSYEKQRSLNSLFINSIDAFCSVAPIVIGGFMTYQNYLSAASFVGIYLVSHNIGYQFQELSYFINTRKSAKSLCDKYQDLFGNKLATDSIFDQSVFPIQLEQVSVEKDGETILAPCDLTIHAGEKIAIIGESGAGKTTLLNILYGEIHPSQGQIRYQGRELTSCQLYQAGAYILQSSHVFDDLSVEENIALGQEIDQQKMDNILQETGLLSLKGKVPSNQTLSGGEKQRLEIARALYHKRQFILADEVKANLDAKNQEKINQLLFSLPQAVVEVIHHYTKEDLKRYDKVIHLKK is encoded by the coding sequence ATGCTTAGGAGTTATGTAACGAAAAAACATCTCACCTTCTATTTTCTAGCCATCGTCATCACTTGGTTAGAGGCCATTATCACCCCTGCCCTTATCCAGTATATCGTCGCTAGTTTTACCAACCGCCAGTTGCATCTCCTCTGGCAGATTTTGCTCTGGGGGATTGGGGGCAATCTGGTGCTTGTCCTGGGCTTGGCTGGGAAGCGCTATTACTATGCTCGTTTGATGACTGACTTTAAGGTTGGGATAAAACGCGCTATTTTTCGGACTTTTTTATACAGCCGTCAGATTCCTGATGAGGAGGTGCTGTCTGATCTGGAAAATGATGTCCAACAGTTGGAAAATAGCTATATAGAGCCGACCGTCATTATCGTATCCTCGCTAGGTTTTACAGTCGTTTCCATCGCATATGCCCTCTGGACCAATTTCTATCTGGGGTTATTGTTTATCATCTTTTACTCGGTACCAGTTTTGTGTAGCGGACTGGGTTCGAAGCGTTTGGATGGGATTGCGGAGCAAAAATCCCTGGCAAATCAGAATTATATCGCCCGTGTCAACAATATGATTGCAGGTGTTGCTCCTATTCGTCATTATCAGGGCCAGAATTTGTTTTTCAAGAGATTTTCTAAAGACCTAGAACAGGCGTTGCAAGAAGAAGTGTCCTACGAAAAGCAACGGTCACTGAACAGTTTATTTATCAACAGTATAGATGCATTTTGCTCTGTGGCGCCCATTGTGATTGGCGGATTCATGACCTACCAGAACTACCTTTCTGCGGCTAGTTTTGTCGGCATTTATCTGGTCTCCCACAACATCGGCTACCAGTTTCAAGAACTGTCCTACTTTATCAATACCCGCAAGTCTGCCAAGTCCCTCTGCGATAAGTATCAAGACTTGTTTGGAAATAAGTTGGCTACTGACAGCATATTTGACCAATCTGTCTTTCCTATCCAGTTGGAGCAGGTCAGTGTGGAGAAGGATGGGGAGACCATTCTAGCTCCTTGTGATCTGACTATCCACGCTGGGGAAAAGATTGCTATCATCGGAGAAAGCGGAGCGGGCAAAACCACCCTGCTCAACATCCTATACGGGGAAATCCATCCTAGTCAGGGGCAAATTCGTTATCAAGGACGGGAACTAACCAGCTGTCAACTCTATCAGGCTGGTGCCTATATCTTGCAATCTAGTCATGTTTTTGACGATTTATCTGTGGAGGAAAACATCGCTCTGGGACAGGAAATTGACCAGCAAAAAATGGATAACATCTTGCAAGAAACAGGGCTCCTCAGCCTAAAAGGCAAGGTACCCAGCAACCAAACTTTATCAGGCGGTGAAAAACAGCGCCTTGAAATCGCCCGTGCTCTCTATCACAAGCGACAGTTTATCCTAGCAGATGAGGTCAAGGCTAACCTGGACGCCAAAAATCAAGAAAAAATCAACCAGCTGCTCTTTTCACTTCCTCAAGCTGTGGTGGAGGTCATTCACCACTACACCAAGGAAGACTTGAAGCGCTATGATAAAGTGATTCATTTGAAAAAGTAG
- a CDS encoding helix-turn-helix domain-containing protein, whose translation MTFIIQNFGPNLARLRIEKGVSQTQLAEDLGIGKQSISDYEKQKSYPTFANLDKIAEYFNATPTQLFGTSKEIELEKSVLESNEYSDKVSEILKAVKYIENFLETDGQYLEDLLYLTRGKQLYTEDGDELYTDPTSQKRTFHNQYEPGFIVARDKSPLELLIENKELFDK comes from the coding sequence ATGACCTTTATTATTCAGAATTTTGGACCCAATTTGGCACGACTACGCATAGAAAAAGGAGTAAGTCAAACTCAACTTGCGGAAGATTTAGGAATCGGTAAACAATCCATCTCTGACTACGAAAAACAAAAAAGCTATCCTACCTTTGCAAATTTGGATAAGATAGCAGAATATTTTAATGCAACTCCAACCCAACTATTTGGAACTAGTAAAGAGATTGAATTAGAAAAGAGTGTTCTTGAATCGAATGAATACTCTGATAAAGTAAGTGAGATCTTAAAGGCTGTCAAATACATCGAAAATTTTCTAGAAACTGATGGACAGTACTTAGAGGATTTACTTTACCTAACAAGAGGCAAACAACTATACACAGAAGATGGAGACGAGTTGTATACTGATCCAACTTCTCAGAAAAGAACATTTCATAACCAATATGAACCTGGTTTTATTGTAGCAAGAGACAAATCTCCACTAGAACTCTTGATTGAAAATAAGGAATTATTTGATAAATAG
- a CDS encoding replication initiation protein has protein sequence MLVSIQDLRSIQERCEIGELVQRLDVSIDRLTVIWDTDTGSLRRIFKNLKQAISTRVDSFEIHDNVRDDVFTLAKDFNEYDSINIIFFQLSTYGGEQLIRIDFNPNTLKEFDGMKVWRQLMYFARLNSLTVRLSRFDLTFDIFNRPEIVNLQHIKGGVTHKVFYGRGGELETKYWGSSGSNVQVRLYDKNKEIIAHKREEKLDLGVNPFWWRLEFQLRTKAIGEDMVQDIMNRLDNFGFYKLEHIRVDQRAFTIIFLSNPELLSLAFPNLKSDSIKKKKTRVRKLLREETNQFAEELKEVLIQNLPKLNTELQLLVGEFLTLENQ, from the coding sequence TTGTTGGTTTCTATACAAGATTTAAGAAGCATTCAAGAACGATGTGAAATAGGAGAATTAGTACAGAGGTTAGATGTCAGTATTGATAGATTAACGGTTATCTGGGATACAGACACTGGTTCCCTAAGACGAATTTTCAAAAATCTGAAACAGGCAATAAGTACAAGAGTTGACTCATTTGAAATACATGATAACGTGCGAGATGATGTCTTTACTTTAGCTAAGGATTTTAATGAGTATGATTCAATCAATATTATATTTTTCCAATTATCCACTTATGGAGGTGAACAATTGATTCGGATTGATTTCAATCCTAACACTTTAAAAGAATTTGATGGAATGAAAGTATGGAGGCAATTAATGTACTTTGCCAGATTGAATTCATTGACGGTACGTTTGTCTCGTTTTGATTTGACATTTGACATTTTCAACAGGCCTGAAATCGTTAATTTGCAACATATTAAAGGTGGTGTTACCCATAAGGTCTTCTATGGTAGAGGGGGCGAATTAGAGACGAAATATTGGGGTTCTAGCGGTAGTAATGTACAAGTTAGGTTATATGATAAGAATAAAGAAATCATTGCTCATAAGCGCGAAGAGAAGCTAGATTTGGGTGTAAATCCGTTTTGGTGGAGACTAGAGTTCCAACTCAGAACTAAAGCGATTGGGGAGGATATGGTGCAAGATATTATGAATCGACTTGATAATTTCGGATTTTATAAGCTAGAACATATTCGAGTGGATCAAAGAGCCTTTACAATTATCTTTCTAAGCAATCCTGAACTGTTATCATTAGCTTTTCCAAATTTAAAATCAGACAGCATCAAAAAGAAAAAAACAAGAGTCCGCAAACTATTGAGAGAAGAAACGAATCAATTTGCGGAAGAATTAAAAGAAGTATTAATACAGAATCTCCCTAAATTAAATACAGAATTACAACTACTTGTAGGTGAGTTTCTGACTTTAGAAAATCAATAA
- a CDS encoding DUF3173 domain-containing protein, which yields MDNNLISNKELIEMGYRPHTANDIIHQARELLVSRGYTFYNRKRLMVVPKSVVNEILGTEVA from the coding sequence ATGGATAATAATTTAATTAGCAACAAAGAATTAATTGAAATGGGCTATCGCCCTCACACTGCAAATGATATCATCCATCAGGCAAGAGAATTACTTGTATCACGAGGCTATACATTTTATAATCGCAAACGTTTGATGGTTGTTCCAAAAAGTGTTGTAAATGAGATTCTAGGAACAGAGGTGGCGTAA
- a CDS encoding site-specific integrase yields the protein MASVRYRKRGDSNLWTYEIRNEGKTVAHNSGFKTKKLAESEAEPILQELRLGKRISRDISLADLYQEWLELKILPSSRSEETKKKYLLRKNTIERLFGNKKVTQIRASEYQRIMNKYGQTVGRNFLGRLNTGIHQSIQMAIADKVLIDDFTQHVELFSSKEQQMTEEKYLHTEKDYLDLLLAVKRKFDYQRSIVPYIVYFLLKTGMRFGELVALTWNEVDFDRGLLKTYRRYNTLSHKFVPPKNKTSIRMVPIDEECIKILRLLQTEQERANMELGIKNRYRMIFQHFGYIHSVPDIASVNKALSVLLNELDIYPIITTKGARHTYGSYLWHKGFDLGVIAKILGHRDISMLVEVYGHTLEEKIFEEFNQIRDIWKDCS from the coding sequence ATGGCAAGTGTTCGTTACCGAAAGCGAGGAGATAGTAATTTATGGACCTATGAAATTCGTAACGAAGGAAAAACTGTTGCTCATAATAGCGGTTTTAAAACAAAAAAACTTGCAGAGTCAGAAGCTGAACCGATTCTGCAAGAACTTCGTTTAGGAAAAAGAATTTCTAGAGATATTTCTCTTGCCGATCTATATCAAGAATGGCTTGAACTAAAAATTTTACCAAGTAGTAGGTCGGAAGAAACAAAGAAAAAATATCTTCTCCGTAAAAACACAATTGAAAGATTATTTGGAAATAAAAAAGTCACTCAAATTCGTGCGAGTGAATACCAAAGAATTATGAATAAGTATGGGCAAACAGTTGGTAGAAATTTTCTTGGTAGATTGAATACGGGGATTCATCAGAGCATCCAAATGGCAATTGCTGACAAAGTTCTAATAGATGATTTTACACAACATGTCGAGTTGTTTTCATCCAAAGAACAACAGATGACAGAAGAGAAATATTTACATACAGAAAAGGACTATCTGGATTTACTTTTAGCAGTAAAGAGAAAATTCGATTACCAACGTTCAATTGTTCCTTATATCGTCTATTTTCTATTAAAAACAGGCATGAGGTTTGGAGAGTTAGTAGCGTTAACTTGGAATGAGGTTGATTTTGACAGAGGATTGTTAAAAACATACAGGAGGTATAATACTCTCTCTCATAAGTTTGTTCCACCAAAAAATAAAACGTCTATTCGGATGGTTCCAATAGACGAAGAGTGTATCAAAATTTTGCGCCTTTTACAAACGGAGCAAGAAAGAGCAAACATGGAGTTAGGAATCAAAAATCGATATCGAATGATCTTTCAACATTTTGGATATATTCATTCAGTTCCAGATATTGCAAGCGTCAATAAAGCTTTGAGTGTTCTCTTAAATGAGTTGGACATTTATCCAATTATCACGACAAAAGGAGCACGTCACACCTATGGAAGCTACCTCTGGCACAAAGGGTTTGACCTTGGAGTTATTGCAAAAATTCTAGGGCATAGAGATATTTCAATGTTGGTAGAAGTATATGGACACACTTTAGAAGAGAAAATTTTTGAGGAATTTAATCAAATCAGAGATATCTGGAAAGATTGCTCATAA